A DNA window from Novosphingobium sp. RL4 contains the following coding sequences:
- a CDS encoding 4a-hydroxytetrahydrobiopterin dehydratase, with protein sequence MSIARLTDTELREALAGLPAWHLREDGLAIVRKLKFADFNEAFGFMTRVAIQADKADHHPEWFNVYNRVEITLTTHDAAGLSRRDVELARFIDAAAPDA encoded by the coding sequence ATGTCGATTGCCCGCCTCACCGATACCGAACTGCGCGAAGCGCTGGCCGGATTGCCCGCCTGGCACTTGCGCGAGGACGGTCTTGCCATCGTGCGCAAGCTGAAATTCGCCGACTTCAACGAGGCTTTCGGCTTCATGACCCGCGTGGCGATCCAGGCGGACAAGGCCGATCACCACCCCGAGTGGTTCAATGTCTACAACCGCGTCGAGATCACGCTGACCACGCACGATGCCGCGGGCCTGAGCCGCCGCGACGTGGAACTGGCGCGCTTTATCGACGCTGCCGCCCCCGACGCCTGA
- a CDS encoding heme exporter protein CcmB — MTGRFWSLLRRDLARLLLGGRGGGALLPVLFFLSVAMLYPFAVGPDAPLLARTGGGVIWVAALLAAILPLDRLVEPDIEMGLFDQWALRGISEELVIAVRVLAHWLSFGPPLMLAALPAGALLGLERHTLLLVEIGLLAGTPGLAALGVTVAALTAGLRGGAALGGLLVIPMAVPVLIFGAGSLGTGGESGLALTAAASLVLLAIAPFAGGAAVRAARG, encoded by the coding sequence ATGACCGGGCGTTTCTGGTCCCTGCTGCGGCGCGACCTTGCCCGTCTGCTGCTGGGCGGACGCGGCGGCGGGGCGCTGCTGCCGGTGCTGTTCTTTCTCTCGGTCGCCATGCTCTATCCCTTCGCCGTCGGCCCCGACGCGCCGCTGCTGGCGCGGACCGGGGGCGGGGTGATCTGGGTGGCGGCGCTGCTCGCCGCGATCCTGCCGCTTGACCGGCTGGTAGAGCCGGACATCGAGATGGGCCTATTCGACCAATGGGCCCTGCGCGGGATTTCGGAGGAACTGGTGATCGCGGTGCGGGTGCTCGCTCACTGGCTGAGCTTCGGCCCCCCGCTCATGCTCGCCGCCCTGCCTGCCGGGGCTTTGCTGGGGCTGGAGCGGCATACCCTGCTGCTCGTCGAGATCGGCCTGCTGGCCGGAACCCCCGGCCTTGCGGCGCTGGGCGTCACCGTCGCAGCCCTGACGGCAGGGCTGCGCGGCGGTGCAGCGCTGGGCGGGTTGCTGGTCATCCCGATGGCCGTTCCGGTGCTGATCTTCGGCGCAGGAAGCCTCGGGACGGGCGGAGAAAGCGGCCTCGCGCTCACGGCGGCGGCCAGCCTCGTCCTGCTCGCCATCGCCCCCTTCGCAGGCGGCGCGGCCGTGCGGGCGGCGCGGGGCTGA
- the ccmA gene encoding heme ABC exporter ATP-binding protein CcmA — protein sequence MQGASIAIDDLACRRGDRLLFRGVSLRLEDGEALQVTGSNGIGKSSLLRIVAGLAPAYAGRVATSGAIGLVDERPALDPGQTLGAALAFWRRIDASPDDGNRPGGAHADHLTRLGLAGLLDVPVRYLSTGQKKRAALVRLLGQKAAIWLLDEPLNGLDTHAAALTETLAAEHCAAGGIAVIASHQPFALPGMRGLALAEYAA from the coding sequence ATGCAAGGGGCCTCCATCGCGATCGACGATCTCGCCTGCCGTCGCGGCGACAGGCTGCTGTTTCGCGGCGTCTCCTTGCGGCTTGAGGACGGCGAGGCGCTTCAGGTGACCGGCAGCAACGGCATCGGCAAATCAAGCCTCCTGCGCATCGTTGCGGGTCTGGCGCCGGCTTATGCCGGACGAGTGGCAACCAGCGGCGCGATCGGCCTGGTGGACGAACGCCCGGCGCTGGATCCCGGCCAGACCCTTGGCGCGGCGCTCGCATTCTGGCGGCGGATCGACGCCAGCCCCGATGATGGCAACCGGCCGGGCGGGGCGCATGCCGATCATCTCACCCGCCTCGGCCTCGCGGGGCTTCTCGACGTTCCGGTGCGCTATCTCTCCACCGGGCAGAAGAAGCGCGCCGCCCTGGTCCGGCTGCTCGGACAGAAGGCTGCGATCTGGCTGCTCGACGAGCCGCTCAACGGGCTGGACACCCATGCCGCGGCGCTCACCGAAACGCTCGCCGCCGAGCATTGCGCGGCCGGCGGGATCGCGGTGATCGCCTCGCACCAGCCTTTCGCGCTGCCGGGAATGCGCGGTCTGGCGCTGGCGGAGTACGCTGCATGA
- a CDS encoding cysteine synthase A: MTAPISQRSTLDLIGNTPLVLLKGPSEAAGCEIWGKCEFANPGASVKDRAALWIVRDAEAKGLLQPGGTIVEGTAGNTGIGIALVANALGYKTIIVMPETQSREKMDTLRALGAELVLVPAAPFSNPGHFVHTSRRLAEETPGAIWANQFDNIANRKAHIESTAPEIWEQMDGRIDGFTCAAGTGGTIAGTGLGLKAFDDAITIALTDPHGAALYNYYANGELKAEGSSVAEGIGQGRITANLEGAPIDAQFRISDEEGLEWVRRLLSEEGLCLGLSSGINVAGAVALGRKLVAEGKADARVATILCDTGFRYLSSLYNPEWLKAKNLPVFPWLES, translated from the coding sequence ATGACTGCACCCATCTCCCAGCGCTCCACTCTCGACCTCATCGGCAACACCCCGCTCGTCCTGCTCAAGGGCCCCAGCGAAGCGGCTGGTTGCGAGATCTGGGGCAAGTGCGAATTCGCAAATCCCGGCGCATCGGTGAAGGACCGCGCGGCCCTCTGGATCGTGCGCGACGCTGAGGCGAAGGGGCTGCTCCAGCCCGGCGGCACCATCGTCGAGGGGACGGCTGGCAATACCGGCATCGGCATCGCGCTCGTCGCCAATGCGCTGGGCTACAAGACGATCATCGTCATGCCCGAGACCCAGTCGCGCGAGAAGATGGACACTCTGCGTGCGCTTGGCGCCGAACTCGTCCTCGTTCCTGCTGCGCCTTTCTCGAACCCCGGGCATTTCGTCCACACCTCGCGCCGCCTGGCAGAAGAGACTCCGGGCGCGATCTGGGCCAACCAGTTCGACAATATCGCCAACCGCAAGGCTCATATCGAAAGCACGGCACCCGAAATCTGGGAACAGATGGACGGCCGCATCGATGGCTTCACATGCGCGGCAGGGACGGGCGGCACGATTGCCGGGACGGGGCTGGGCCTCAAGGCGTTCGACGATGCGATCACCATCGCGCTCACCGATCCGCACGGCGCCGCGCTCTACAACTATTACGCGAACGGCGAACTCAAGGCGGAGGGTTCCTCCGTTGCCGAAGGTATCGGACAGGGGCGCATTACCGCCAACCTCGAAGGCGCGCCGATCGATGCCCAGTTCCGCATCTCGGATGAGGAAGGGCTGGAATGGGTCCGTCGCCTGCTGTCGGAGGAAGGCCTTTGCCTGGGCCTGTCCTCGGGCATCAACGTGGCGGGCGCCGTGGCGCTCGGCCGCAAGCTGGTGGCCGAAGGCAAGGCCGATGCCCGGGTCGCCACAATTCTATGCGACACCGGCTTCCGCTACCTTTCCTCGCTGTACAATCCGGAATGGTTGAAGGCGAAAAATCTGCCTGTCTTCCCATGGCTGGAATCCTGA
- a CDS encoding 2Fe-2S iron-sulfur cluster-binding protein, giving the protein MPQIIVINQSGEESTVEALEGRTLMETIRDSGFDELLALCGGCCSCATCHVHIDPAFADKLPAMSEDENDLLDSSDHRNEFSRLSCQVPVTAALEGCKVTIAQED; this is encoded by the coding sequence ATGCCGCAGATCATCGTCATCAATCAATCGGGCGAAGAATCCACCGTCGAGGCCCTCGAAGGCCGCACCCTGATGGAAACGATCCGCGACAGCGGCTTCGACGAGTTGCTGGCTCTCTGCGGTGGCTGCTGCTCCTGCGCAACCTGCCATGTCCACATCGACCCGGCCTTCGCGGACAAGCTGCCCGCGATGAGCGAGGACGAGAACGACCTGCTCGACAGTTCCGACCATCGCAACGAATTCTCGCGCCTTTCCTGCCAGGTTCCGGTCACCGCGGCGCTCGAAGGCTGCAAGGTCACGATCGCGCAGGAAGATTGA
- a CDS encoding Gldg family protein, with protein MIRARRPHLRPAANNLRPVLTLLAGALALASCGDSRPPRADREVGLYTSLPILWAESDDIRDLLAADRPQHWAGPVLSDAGKLVPLDTLADANGVLPLPHDGLLVLAQPRPFSPQENVALDRWVRDGGRVLLFADPMLTMPSRHALGDPRRPQDMAMLSPILAHWGLRMEFDEGQPAGERMAASFVGEFPVNLAGRFRSSGNSGDRLPESGKHGKDGKPGDARDACRIESEGLIARCKIGHGRVFAVSDAALFEESPDVGRQAICRRVLAAMILGAESGD; from the coding sequence GTGATCCGGGCGCGCCGCCCGCATCTCCGGCCGGCGGCCAATAATCTGCGCCCTGTACTGACGTTGCTGGCGGGCGCCTTGGCGCTCGCCTCCTGCGGCGATTCCCGCCCACCTCGCGCCGATCGCGAGGTGGGGCTCTACACCAGCCTGCCAATCCTCTGGGCCGAGAGCGACGACATCCGGGATCTGCTCGCCGCTGACCGGCCGCAGCATTGGGCTGGTCCGGTGCTGTCGGACGCGGGCAAGCTGGTGCCGCTGGACACGCTTGCCGATGCAAACGGCGTCCTTCCGCTGCCGCATGATGGGTTGCTGGTGCTGGCGCAGCCACGTCCATTCTCGCCGCAAGAGAACGTCGCGCTTGATCGCTGGGTGCGTGATGGGGGCAGGGTACTGCTGTTTGCCGACCCCATGCTGACGATGCCCTCCCGCCACGCCCTTGGCGATCCGCGCCGCCCGCAGGACATGGCGATGCTATCGCCCATTCTCGCGCATTGGGGGCTTCGCATGGAGTTCGACGAGGGGCAACCCGCGGGCGAGCGGATGGCGGCAAGCTTCGTCGGCGAGTTTCCCGTGAACCTGGCGGGCCGCTTTCGGTCTTCGGGGAATTCCGGGGATCGGCTCCCGGAATCGGGAAAACACGGGAAGGACGGGAAACCCGGGGATGCGCGGGATGCCTGCCGGATCGAATCCGAAGGGCTGATTGCACGGTGCAAGATCGGGCATGGCCGGGTTTTTGCGGTTTCCGATGCCGCCTTGTTCGAAGAATCACCTGACGTCGGCAGGCAGGCCATTTGCCGGAGAGTGCTCGCCGCGATGATCCTCGGTGCCGAAAGTGGGGATTGA
- a CDS encoding DNA-3-methyladenine glycosylase 2 family protein: protein MGLSAGALKLGLDAIAAKEPAIARALDVAGYPEPRIRATGYATLLRTIVGQQVSVAAAASVWNRLEALLGEGIAPEVLLAAEFDALRACGLSRQKQGYARSLCELVVAGTLDFENLPEDDDEAIDQLVRIKGIGRWSAEIYLLFAEGRPDIWPAGDLAVQAGLHKILTLEARPSEKQTRQIAESWRPHRGAAAIFTWHCYNNPAL from the coding sequence ATGGGCTTGAGCGCAGGCGCACTGAAACTGGGACTGGATGCGATTGCTGCCAAGGAACCTGCCATCGCTCGTGCGCTGGATGTCGCCGGCTACCCCGAACCCCGCATCCGCGCGACCGGATATGCCACCCTGCTGCGGACCATCGTCGGCCAGCAAGTGTCGGTTGCGGCGGCGGCATCGGTATGGAACCGGCTGGAAGCGCTGCTGGGCGAAGGCATTGCGCCCGAAGTCCTGCTCGCCGCCGAATTCGACGCCTTGCGGGCCTGCGGGCTCTCACGCCAGAAGCAGGGATATGCACGCAGCCTTTGCGAACTCGTTGTGGCGGGCACGCTCGATTTCGAAAATCTGCCGGAAGACGACGACGAGGCCATAGACCAACTGGTGCGGATCAAGGGGATCGGACGATGGTCCGCCGAAATCTACCTGCTGTTCGCGGAAGGGCGGCCGGACATCTGGCCTGCCGGTGATCTCGCGGTTCAGGCGGGGCTGCACAAAATCCTCACCCTGGAGGCCAGGCCCAGCGAAAAGCAGACGCGCCAGATCGCCGAAAGCTGGCGGCCGCACCGAGGTGCGGCGGCGATCTTCACCTGGCACTGCTACAACAACCCGGCTCTCTAG
- a CDS encoding sulfotransferase family protein, whose product MERMVQGGIQGYRDLIDRARTETGLDDFGDDGFREGLEILVDSLNREAQLNALGASALAERIVLHLKQRLEIEDWYRRHPEIEDEEIRAPLFGVSLPRTGSSALSYLLSSDPAIRYLRVWESSRPCPPPGTVEGPDPRRGVSASTADENLKGGTRTPSGIDGAMECQDLMALDFKSQIFQAFARIPRYSDWLMQADLNGTYAYHKRTLKLLQWRQPTRPWRLKAPTHMLYLDALVSAYPDARFVMTHRDPSEVILSVATVYADIIGKFSDTLDHGYLGELNLRCWSEAMRRAIAFRDAGGDHRFHDIHFRAMLRDPIGEVRGLYDWLGEPVSPEFARAMAVWWTSNESGERMAKPDPALFGLEPAAIRGHFGEYLARMERWAPFDEAA is encoded by the coding sequence ATGGAACGCATGGTTCAGGGGGGGATCCAGGGATACAGGGACCTGATCGACCGGGCCCGAACGGAAACCGGCCTTGACGATTTCGGTGACGACGGATTTCGCGAAGGCCTTGAAATTCTTGTCGATTCCTTAAACCGCGAAGCGCAGCTGAATGCCTTGGGCGCCAGCGCTCTTGCCGAGCGGATCGTCCTTCACCTCAAGCAGCGGCTGGAAATCGAGGACTGGTATCGCCGCCATCCCGAGATCGAGGACGAGGAAATCCGCGCACCGCTGTTCGGGGTGAGCCTGCCGCGCACCGGCTCCTCGGCGCTGTCCTACCTGCTCTCCAGCGACCCGGCGATCCGCTACCTGCGCGTCTGGGAAAGCAGCCGCCCCTGCCCGCCGCCCGGCACCGTCGAAGGCCCCGATCCGCGCCGCGGCGTCTCCGCCAGCACCGCCGACGAAAACCTCAAGGGCGGCACCCGTACCCCCAGCGGGATCGATGGCGCCATGGAGTGCCAGGACCTCATGGCGCTCGATTTCAAGAGCCAGATCTTCCAGGCATTTGCCCGGATTCCCCGCTATTCCGACTGGCTGATGCAGGCCGACCTGAACGGCACCTACGCCTACCACAAACGCACCTTGAAACTGCTCCAGTGGCGCCAGCCCACCCGTCCCTGGCGGCTCAAGGCCCCTACGCACATGCTCTATCTGGATGCGCTGGTTTCGGCCTATCCGGATGCCCGCTTCGTCATGACGCATCGCGATCCGAGCGAGGTGATCCTCTCGGTGGCCACCGTCTATGCCGACATCATCGGCAAGTTCAGCGACACGCTCGACCATGGCTATCTCGGCGAGCTCAACCTGCGGTGCTGGTCAGAGGCGATGCGGCGCGCGATCGCCTTTCGCGATGCCGGAGGGGACCATCGGTTCCACGATATCCATTTCCGCGCGATGCTCCGCGATCCGATCGGCGAGGTCCGCGGCCTTTACGACTGGCTGGGCGAGCCGGTCTCCCCCGAGTTCGCGCGGGCGATGGCCGTGTGGTGGACCTCGAACGAGAGCGGCGAGCGCATGGCCAAGCCCGATCCGGCGCTTTTCGGGCTCGAACCCGCCGCGATACGCGGACATTTCGGCGAATATCTCGCGCGGATGGAGCGCTGGGCCCCGTTCGACGAGGCGGCATGA
- the rsmH gene encoding 16S rRNA (cytosine(1402)-N(4))-methyltransferase RsmH, which translates to MSASRTIPEGVPHVPVLLEEVVAALNPQGGDVIVDGTLGAGGYTRRLLDAGATVHAFDRDPDAIAAIEQNRAKWPELDTVPPRLVLHPRRFSEMAESLIEAGITQVDGVVMDIGVSSMQLDQAERGFAFSADGPLDMRMSQAGLSAADFVNEADEAEIADVLYLYGEERQSRRVARAIVAARPIETTGELARVVRKAVGYNANYKGASAPKDPATRSFQAIRIHVNGELDELDAGMEGAETLLRAGGRLAIVTFHSLEDRKVKRFLRDAAGQAKSTSRHLPQVGSGPQATFAQVAKAVRPGEAELAANPRSRSATLRAALRTDAPPRTPDGRKDHRSAS; encoded by the coding sequence ATGAGCGCCTCTCGCACCATACCCGAGGGCGTTCCCCACGTTCCTGTGCTCCTGGAGGAGGTCGTCGCCGCCCTGAACCCCCAGGGCGGCGACGTCATCGTCGACGGTACCCTGGGCGCGGGCGGCTACACACGCCGGCTGCTCGATGCGGGCGCGACCGTGCATGCCTTCGACCGCGATCCCGACGCCATCGCCGCGATCGAGCAGAACCGTGCGAAATGGCCGGAGCTGGACACCGTTCCGCCGCGGCTCGTGCTGCATCCGCGCCGGTTCTCCGAAATGGCGGAAAGCCTGATCGAGGCGGGGATCACGCAAGTGGACGGCGTGGTCATGGATATCGGCGTGTCCTCGATGCAACTGGATCAGGCCGAGCGCGGCTTTGCCTTCAGCGCCGATGGGCCGCTCGACATGCGCATGAGCCAGGCCGGGCTCTCTGCAGCGGATTTCGTGAACGAGGCCGACGAGGCCGAGATCGCCGACGTGCTCTACCTTTACGGCGAGGAGCGCCAGTCGCGCCGCGTAGCCCGCGCGATCGTGGCCGCGCGTCCGATCGAGACCACGGGCGAACTCGCCCGCGTGGTCCGCAAGGCGGTGGGCTATAATGCCAATTACAAGGGAGCTTCCGCGCCGAAGGATCCGGCGACGCGCAGCTTCCAGGCAATCCGTATCCACGTGAACGGAGAGCTCGACGAACTCGATGCCGGGATGGAAGGGGCTGAAACGCTGCTGCGCGCCGGGGGGCGGCTGGCAATAGTGACCTTCCACAGTCTCGAGGACCGCAAGGTCAAGCGCTTCCTGAGAGATGCCGCCGGTCAGGCCAAGAGCACCTCGCGGCATCTGCCGCAAGTCGGCTCCGGCCCGCAGGCGACGTTCGCGCAAGTGGCGAAGGCCGTGCGGCCGGGGGAGGCGGAACTTGCCGCCAATCCCCGTTCCCGATCCGCAACCCTGCGCGCCGCGCTGCGCACCGATGCTCCCCCAAGAACGCCAGATGGCCGTAAAGACCACAGGAGTGCCTCATGA
- a CDS encoding acyltransferase codes for MSDERFLTRPLSVVLDFVRFGAALLVAVGHAVQLGLYHGWFPFGVRMQHYCVIVFFVLSGLVISTSVLGGRSNLPRYAVARISRILPVAIPSLIFSTLAAYLLAGPSPVRMDNSPEDALAVTRQLLAPLTFISAWPGVAGPVWNPPYWSLCYEVWYYAIFALAAFLRGWLRVIAVIVGCAAAGGAILLLMPVWLFGVALTHTPAARRLPLAAAPFLLVAAVWMALALFEIDRETLNPLLKAWWPGDAEWSQWALSDLFMGVVMTTALAGVRPLANRLAKPVMRLETAAKTLAGFSFTLYLFHWPLIQLLRSWGIEAGRSFPVFAALVGLIVLTCAAISILTERQSPKLRRWMEERFPRASAPVVTIPA; via the coding sequence GTGTCCGACGAACGCTTCCTGACACGGCCGCTTTCGGTCGTGCTGGATTTCGTGCGTTTCGGCGCGGCACTGCTGGTCGCGGTGGGACATGCGGTGCAACTGGGGCTCTATCACGGCTGGTTCCCGTTCGGCGTGCGGATGCAGCATTACTGCGTGATCGTGTTCTTCGTGTTGTCCGGCCTCGTCATCAGTACTTCCGTGCTCGGCGGTCGCTCGAACCTGCCGCGCTACGCGGTGGCGCGAATCTCGCGCATCCTGCCGGTTGCGATCCCGTCGCTGATCTTCAGCACGCTTGCGGCATATCTGCTGGCCGGGCCGAGCCCGGTACGGATGGACAACAGCCCGGAAGACGCGCTGGCAGTGACCAGGCAGTTGCTGGCGCCGCTGACCTTCATCAGCGCCTGGCCCGGCGTGGCGGGGCCGGTCTGGAATCCGCCTTACTGGTCGCTCTGCTACGAGGTCTGGTATTATGCGATCTTCGCGTTGGCGGCGTTCCTGCGCGGCTGGTTGCGCGTGATTGCCGTGATCGTCGGCTGTGCGGCGGCTGGCGGGGCGATCCTGCTCCTGATGCCGGTCTGGCTCTTCGGTGTCGCGCTCACACACACGCCTGCCGCGCGGCGTCTCCCGCTGGCGGCGGCTCCGTTTCTTCTGGTCGCGGCGGTCTGGATGGCGCTGGCCTTGTTCGAGATAGACCGGGAGACGCTCAATCCGCTGCTGAAGGCGTGGTGGCCGGGGGACGCCGAATGGTCGCAGTGGGCGCTGTCGGACCTGTTCATGGGCGTGGTCATGACCACCGCGCTTGCCGGTGTGCGCCCGCTCGCGAACCGGCTGGCGAAACCGGTCATGCGGCTGGAAACGGCCGCGAAGACGCTCGCCGGTTTTTCATTCACCCTCTACCTGTTCCACTGGCCGCTGATTCAGCTTTTGCGGTCATGGGGCATCGAGGCCGGGCGCAGTTTTCCGGTGTTCGCCGCACTTGTCGGGCTGATCGTGCTCACTTGTGCGGCCATCTCGATCCTTACCGAGCGCCAGTCGCCAAAGTTGCGGCGCTGGATGGAGGAGCGCTTTCCCCGTGCCTCTGCGCCGGTTGTTACCATCCCGGCCTAG
- a CDS encoding division/cell wall cluster transcriptional repressor MraZ, with translation MAGQPYIYNGQGFSLLRDKNRFVLPNAFRGTVRESSGKDLLCLTTHDRWPCLVGFGLSRIQDFEQEIREQQEVALRAGKDFDAEKRASDIYASYEVPFDGSGRFVLPEDLAALANVTDQLYFRGNGRFFTVWSPENLNNMDDGWKAAQTACGSLAAKELQKASKK, from the coding sequence ATGGCTGGGCAGCCATACATCTACAACGGACAGGGCTTTTCGCTGCTACGCGACAAGAACCGTTTCGTGCTGCCCAATGCGTTCCGCGGCACCGTGCGCGAATCGAGCGGCAAGGATCTGCTCTGCCTGACCACCCACGATCGCTGGCCCTGCCTTGTCGGCTTCGGGCTCTCGCGCATCCAGGATTTCGAACAGGAAATCCGCGAGCAGCAGGAGGTGGCTCTACGTGCCGGCAAGGATTTCGACGCGGAAAAGCGCGCCAGCGACATCTACGCCTCTTATGAAGTGCCGTTCGACGGCAGTGGCCGCTTCGTCCTGCCTGAGGACCTTGCCGCGCTCGCCAATGTAACCGACCAGCTCTACTTCCGCGGCAACGGCCGCTTCTTCACGGTGTGGAGCCCGGAAAACCTCAACAATATGGACGATGGCTGGAAGGCGGCACAGACCGCCTGCGGCAGCCTTGCGGCCAAGGAACTTCAGAAAGCTTCGAAGAAATGA
- a CDS encoding carboxymuconolactone decarboxylase family protein — translation MSEVISGPVQFDAAAREAQTILGGPRYTPLRLDEVSPEGQEQVDAIRAAFHIPESRPFPDVSLITLRHPGMFKGQMVLGIELAAKGTIPGRERELMILRLALLARAPFEWCEHVDIGKAFGIDGEDIDRVIAGSAAPGWSEHESAMLRAVEELVADHCVSDSTWDVLAKTWDEMQMLELPMLIGAYLMTAMQQNSLKIQPKGGFDYR, via the coding sequence ATGAGCGAAGTAATCAGCGGCCCGGTGCAGTTCGACGCCGCCGCGCGTGAAGCGCAGACGATCCTCGGCGGGCCGCGCTACACGCCGCTGCGGCTCGATGAGGTGAGCCCCGAGGGGCAGGAGCAGGTCGACGCGATTCGCGCCGCCTTCCACATTCCCGAAAGCCGCCCCTTCCCCGATGTCAGCCTCATCACCCTGCGCCATCCCGGCATGTTCAAGGGGCAGATGGTCCTTGGCATCGAACTGGCAGCAAAGGGCACGATCCCCGGCCGCGAACGCGAACTGATGATCCTGCGCCTTGCCCTGCTGGCCCGCGCGCCGTTCGAATGGTGCGAACATGTGGATATCGGCAAGGCGTTCGGCATCGATGGCGAGGATATCGACCGGGTGATCGCCGGTTCCGCCGCTCCGGGGTGGAGCGAACACGAATCGGCCATGCTGCGCGCGGTGGAGGAACTCGTGGCTGACCACTGCGTCAGCGATTCGACCTGGGACGTGCTGGCCAAGACCTGGGACGAGATGCAGATGCTGGAGCTTCCGATGCTGATCGGTGCCTATCTGATGACGGCGATGCAGCAGAATTCCCTGAAAATTCAGCCCAAGGGCGGTTTCGACTACCGCTAG